One Chitinophaga sp. H8 DNA window includes the following coding sequences:
- a CDS encoding M13 family metallopeptidase, with the protein MNKIYAVKLPLLAAMVTVAACNTNTSPKNEGGDTTKVPAFDLSSIDSSYKPCDDFDEFVNGNWKKHNPVPATESRWGAFNVLDKENKEVRLKSIIAEITQQKNLKKGTEEQQIADYYTSYLDTATIEKRGITPLQPYLDKINAIKSLDDLAQVAGEMQKIGVSTFVGFGVDADAKNSKMNAVYQAQSGLSLGEKSYYERPDSNTAKVRTEFVQHVDKIFGMAGMQDANPGKTILDFETKLAKIQLTNVELRDPQKTYNKAAYGELKTLAPQFNWDAFASAQGLKTDTLILQNKPYLKNAGALLKSTPLETLKLYTRWQLITHFAGLLPKQYDAENFRFFATVMRGTKTQKTREERAIRSTDGQMGMPLGKLFAKKYFPESSKQKVSEMIENVRKVYGERIDKLTWMGDSTKVMARKKLASFTYKIGYPDKWKDYSSINIEPGTLIENVMAAALYAHQDALNKIGKPVDKSEWFMTPQTVNAYYNPLNNEVVFPAGILQPPFFNPDADDAINYGGIIAVIGHEFTHGFDDQGAQFDAEGNLKNWWTPEDNASFNKLAGRYIHYFSGLEAAPGFNINGPLTIGENIADLGGLTLAYYALKKSFEGKGEPQPIDGFTWQQRFFLGWAQVWHENITDASLRNQIQTDPHSPARFRINGPLPHLKEFADAWGCAPGSKMVLADTARVVIW; encoded by the coding sequence ATGAATAAAATTTATGCTGTAAAGCTGCCATTGCTTGCTGCAATGGTAACCGTGGCAGCCTGCAACACCAACACCTCCCCAAAAAATGAGGGCGGCGACACTACCAAAGTACCTGCTTTTGATCTGAGCTCTATTGACTCCAGCTACAAACCCTGCGATGATTTTGATGAATTTGTAAACGGTAACTGGAAAAAGCACAACCCTGTTCCTGCTACAGAGAGCCGCTGGGGTGCTTTTAACGTACTTGACAAGGAGAACAAGGAAGTAAGATTGAAGAGCATTATTGCTGAAATTACCCAGCAAAAGAATCTCAAGAAAGGTACGGAAGAGCAGCAGATTGCTGATTACTACACCTCCTACCTGGATACCGCTACCATCGAAAAGCGGGGCATTACACCACTGCAGCCTTATCTTGATAAGATCAATGCCATTAAATCACTGGATGACCTGGCACAGGTAGCAGGAGAAATGCAGAAAATAGGCGTATCTACTTTCGTGGGCTTTGGTGTAGATGCGGATGCTAAAAATAGTAAAATGAATGCGGTGTATCAGGCACAGAGTGGTTTGAGCCTGGGCGAGAAGAGCTACTATGAACGGCCGGATTCCAACACCGCAAAAGTACGTACGGAGTTTGTACAGCACGTAGATAAAATATTCGGCATGGCAGGTATGCAGGATGCCAATCCGGGGAAAACCATCCTGGATTTTGAAACTAAACTGGCTAAGATTCAGCTGACCAACGTAGAGCTGCGTGATCCGCAGAAAACGTACAATAAAGCAGCTTATGGAGAATTAAAAACACTGGCACCTCAATTCAACTGGGATGCATTTGCCAGTGCACAGGGTCTTAAAACAGATACGCTGATATTGCAGAACAAGCCTTATTTGAAAAATGCCGGCGCCCTGTTGAAAAGCACCCCGCTGGAAACGCTTAAATTATATACCCGCTGGCAGCTGATCACCCACTTTGCAGGCTTATTGCCCAAGCAATATGATGCGGAAAATTTCCGCTTCTTTGCTACTGTAATGCGTGGCACAAAAACCCAGAAAACCCGTGAAGAAAGAGCTATCCGTTCTACAGACGGTCAAATGGGTATGCCGCTGGGTAAATTATTTGCCAAAAAGTATTTCCCGGAAAGCTCCAAACAGAAAGTTTCCGAGATGATTGAAAATGTACGGAAAGTTTATGGAGAAAGAATTGATAAACTTACCTGGATGGGCGATTCTACTAAAGTGATGGCCCGCAAGAAACTGGCTTCCTTTACCTATAAAATCGGGTATCCTGACAAATGGAAAGATTATTCCTCCATCAACATTGAACCCGGTACGTTGATTGAAAATGTAATGGCAGCCGCCTTGTATGCACACCAGGACGCTTTGAATAAAATAGGAAAGCCGGTGGATAAAAGTGAATGGTTTATGACACCACAAACGGTGAATGCTTATTATAATCCGTTGAACAACGAAGTGGTATTCCCTGCGGGTATTTTGCAGCCACCGTTCTTTAATCCGGATGCAGACGATGCCATTAACTATGGTGGTATTATTGCAGTAATAGGGCATGAGTTCACGCACGGATTTGATGATCAGGGGGCACAATTTGATGCAGAAGGTAATCTGAAAAACTGGTGGACACCTGAAGATAATGCCAGCTTTAACAAGCTTGCAGGCCGCTACATTCACTACTTCAGCGGACTGGAAGCAGCCCCTGGCTTTAATATCAATGGCCCTCTTACTATTGGTGAGAACATTGCCGACCTGGGCGGGCTTACACTGGCTTATTATGCACTAAAAAAATCCTTTGAAGGCAAGGGAGAGCCACAACCTATTGACGGCTTTACCTGGCAACAGCGCTTTTTCCTGGGATGGGCGCAGGTATGGCATGAAAACATCACAGATGCCTCCTTACGCAACCAGATCCAGACAGATCCGCATTCTCCCGCCAGATTCCGTATCAATGGTCCTTTACCGCACCTGAAAGAATTTGCTGATGCCTGGGGCTGTGCACCTGGCAGCAAGATGGTACTGGCAGACACTGCGCGTGTAGTGATCTGGTAA
- a CDS encoding replication-associated recombination protein A, with product MQPLAERIRPVTLDELVGQEHLTGKDSILRKALEQGTIPSMILWGPPGVGKTTIANIIAHTLQMPFYTLSAVSAGVKEVREVIEIARRQQHAVLFIDEIHRFNKGQQDALLGAVEKGIITLIGATTENPSFEVNAAVLSRSQVYVLKPLGPEQLLQLLQQAMDRDEWLRTKNIELKETTALFNIAGGDARKLLNLFELVVNTLQEDPVVITDQKVMDIAQQRVAIYDKTGEQHYDIISAFIKSIRGSDPNAAVYWLARMIEGGEDVKFIARRLVILASEDIGNANANAQLLATSCFQAVNMIGYPESRIILSQCVTYLAASPKSNAAYMAISKAQSIVSQTGDLPVPMHIRNAPTKLMKEMGYSKGYNYSHDNENNFAPQEYMPDAIRNTKLYDPGKNPREDELRKHLRQLWKDKYNY from the coding sequence ATGCAACCATTAGCAGAGCGGATAAGACCTGTTACATTAGATGAGTTGGTGGGGCAGGAACATCTTACCGGTAAGGATAGTATTTTAAGGAAGGCGCTGGAACAGGGTACGATCCCCTCTATGATCCTCTGGGGGCCTCCGGGGGTGGGTAAAACCACCATTGCCAATATCATTGCACATACACTACAGATGCCCTTCTATACCCTCAGTGCCGTATCGGCAGGGGTAAAAGAAGTGCGGGAAGTAATAGAAATAGCCCGGCGCCAGCAACATGCGGTACTTTTTATCGATGAAATCCACCGCTTTAATAAAGGACAACAGGATGCTTTACTGGGTGCAGTGGAGAAAGGTATTATTACACTCATTGGTGCCACTACGGAAAATCCCTCTTTTGAAGTAAATGCGGCGGTATTGTCCCGTAGCCAGGTATATGTGCTCAAACCATTAGGACCGGAACAGCTGTTGCAGTTACTACAGCAGGCCATGGACCGGGACGAATGGCTGCGTACTAAAAATATTGAACTGAAAGAAACGACGGCCCTGTTTAATATTGCCGGGGGAGATGCCCGTAAACTGCTTAACCTGTTTGAACTGGTCGTAAATACCTTGCAGGAAGATCCGGTAGTGATAACAGATCAGAAAGTAATGGATATTGCCCAGCAACGGGTGGCTATCTATGATAAAACCGGAGAACAGCATTACGATATCATTTCTGCTTTTATCAAATCTATCAGGGGCAGCGATCCCAACGCAGCGGTATACTGGCTGGCACGGATGATAGAAGGTGGGGAAGATGTGAAATTCATTGCCCGCCGCCTGGTAATATTGGCATCCGAAGATATCGGTAATGCAAATGCCAATGCGCAATTGCTGGCTACCAGCTGCTTCCAGGCCGTGAATATGATTGGTTATCCGGAATCACGCATCATCCTGTCGCAATGTGTTACTTACCTGGCTGCATCTCCCAAAAGTAATGCGGCGTATATGGCTATTAGTAAGGCACAGTCTATTGTGTCCCAAACCGGTGACCTCCCGGTGCCGATGCATATCAGAAATGCCCCAACGAAACTGATGAAGGAAATGGGGTATAGCAAGGGATACAATTATTCGCACGACAACGAAAATAATTTTGCCCCGCAGGAATATATGCCGGATGCTATCCGGAATACCAAACTTTATGACCCCGGTAAAAATCCCCGGGAAGATGAGCTGCGGAAACACCTGCGTCAGCTTTGGAAAGACAAATACAATTATTAA
- the pbpC gene encoding penicillin-binding protein 1C, producing the protein MRKFKKWGLAAGGVLLILYVICLPSQLFTAPTSYVVEDNNGDLLSASIAPDGQWRFPVNEQVPEKFIKCITTYEDKRFYYHWGVDPIALARAVKQNIGGRKVVSGGSTLTMQVIRLSRNQPRNLWQKVVEVVLATRLEFSTSKKGILALYAGNAPFGGNVVGLEAASWRYYGRRANQLSWGEMAALAVLPNSPALVHPGRNRQTLNNKRNQLLDKLQRNHTIDSTTCQLAKLEPLPDQPLPLPQWAPHLLDKFRQDYTRQKGKTSTRIQTTLDAALQRNVTGITERYNAAYKANGINNAAALVLDVETGNTLAYVGNVYNPSDPEMESHVDIIQARRSPGSTLKPILYAAMLSDGMILPNTLVADIPTQIAGYTPQNFDLGYDGAVPASRALSRSLNIPVVRMLQQYRYERFHDLLKRLGITTMNQPSDHYGLSIILGGAETTLWEMAGMYASLARTLGHMEQYRGKYDLDDIHPPNYRNDIQRVSQYTPSKDGILDAGAIWHTFQAMEEVMRPGEEMLWQQFSSSQRVAWKTGTSFGFRDGWAIGVTPQYVVAVWVGNADGEGRPGLIGVATAAPVMFDIFRLLHTGSWFTTPYDKLRKIEVCHKSGYRASELCNEKDSIWVPAAGLRTGVCPYHQLIHLDHTGQWRVTENCEAPSMMQHKSWFVLPPSMEFYYRSKNYYQPLPPYKPDCLATLNQDKAPMELIYPRPNSKIYVPIEIDGKPGQTIFTATHRNSSATIYWHLDNNFVGTTVEFHQLALRPAPGRHTITLVDENGEQIQQSFEILKKGKGDD; encoded by the coding sequence ATGCGCAAATTCAAAAAATGGGGGCTTGCAGCAGGTGGTGTCCTGTTGATTTTATATGTGATCTGTTTGCCTTCGCAACTATTTACCGCACCTACCTCTTATGTAGTGGAGGATAACAACGGAGACCTGTTGAGCGCCAGCATAGCGCCTGATGGGCAATGGCGTTTTCCGGTGAATGAACAGGTACCTGAAAAATTCATTAAATGCATTACCACTTATGAAGACAAGCGTTTCTACTACCATTGGGGCGTAGATCCCATTGCACTGGCACGTGCCGTAAAACAAAACATTGGCGGCAGGAAAGTAGTAAGCGGAGGCAGCACCCTTACTATGCAGGTGATCCGTTTATCCAGGAACCAGCCGCGTAATTTATGGCAGAAGGTGGTGGAAGTAGTACTGGCTACCAGGCTGGAGTTTTCCACTTCTAAAAAAGGAATCCTGGCATTGTATGCCGGCAATGCTCCTTTTGGAGGTAATGTGGTAGGATTGGAAGCAGCATCCTGGCGTTATTATGGACGCAGGGCCAATCAGTTGTCGTGGGGAGAAATGGCAGCACTGGCAGTATTGCCCAACAGCCCTGCACTGGTACATCCCGGCCGCAACCGGCAAACACTAAACAATAAACGCAATCAGCTCCTGGACAAACTCCAGCGTAATCATACTATTGACAGCACTACCTGCCAGCTTGCCAAACTGGAGCCACTACCTGACCAGCCATTACCCTTACCACAATGGGCCCCCCACCTGCTGGACAAATTCAGGCAGGATTATACGCGGCAAAAAGGAAAGACCAGTACCCGGATACAAACCACGCTGGATGCTGCGCTGCAAAGAAATGTAACCGGCATCACGGAACGTTATAATGCTGCCTATAAAGCCAATGGCATCAATAATGCCGCAGCGCTGGTACTGGATGTGGAAACCGGCAATACACTGGCCTATGTAGGGAATGTTTATAATCCTTCCGATCCGGAAATGGAGAGCCACGTAGATATTATCCAGGCCCGGCGGAGTCCGGGCAGTACCCTTAAACCCATCCTGTATGCTGCCATGCTGAGCGATGGGATGATACTGCCCAACACCCTGGTAGCAGATATTCCCACACAGATTGCCGGTTATACCCCACAAAATTTTGACCTGGGATACGATGGCGCCGTGCCTGCCTCCAGGGCATTATCACGCTCACTGAATATTCCGGTAGTACGTATGCTACAGCAATACCGTTATGAACGTTTTCATGACCTGCTGAAAAGACTGGGTATCACCACAATGAATCAGCCTTCCGACCACTACGGGCTATCCATCATTCTGGGAGGCGCAGAAACCACGCTCTGGGAAATGGCAGGTATGTATGCCAGTCTGGCCCGTACACTGGGACATATGGAACAATATCGTGGCAAGTATGATCTGGATGATATTCATCCTCCCAACTACCGTAATGATATACAGCGGGTATCTCAATATACACCTTCAAAGGATGGTATTCTTGATGCAGGCGCCATCTGGCATACCTTTCAGGCAATGGAAGAAGTAATGCGGCCCGGAGAGGAAATGCTCTGGCAGCAGTTTTCTTCTTCGCAGCGGGTAGCCTGGAAAACTGGTACCAGCTTTGGCTTCCGGGATGGATGGGCCATTGGCGTTACGCCACAATATGTAGTAGCCGTATGGGTAGGCAATGCAGATGGAGAAGGGCGGCCAGGTCTGATAGGCGTGGCCACTGCTGCACCGGTCATGTTTGATATTTTCCGGTTGCTGCATACCGGCAGCTGGTTTACCACCCCTTATGACAAGCTGCGTAAAATAGAAGTATGCCATAAAAGCGGTTACCGGGCCAGCGAGCTGTGTAATGAAAAGGATTCTATCTGGGTGCCCGCCGCGGGTCTGCGCACCGGTGTGTGTCCCTATCATCAGTTGATTCACCTGGATCATACCGGGCAATGGCGGGTAACGGAAAACTGTGAAGCCCCCTCTATGATGCAACATAAGTCCTGGTTTGTGTTACCCCCTTCTATGGAGTTTTACTACCGCAGCAAAAACTATTATCAGCCACTGCCACCTTACAAGCCAGACTGCCTGGCTACCTTAAACCAGGACAAGGCACCTATGGAACTGATCTACCCCAGGCCCAACTCTAAAATATACGTACCTATAGAAATAGACGGCAAGCCAGGGCAAACCATTTTCACTGCCACCCATCGCAATAGCAGTGCCACCATTTACTGGCACCTGGATAATAATTTTGTTGGCACCACGGTGGAGTTTCATCAGCTGGCCCTGCGTCCTGCACCTGGAAGGCATACCATTACGCTGGTAGATGAAAACGGGGAACAGATCCAGCAGTCTTTTGAAATACTGAAGAAAGGAAAAGGTGATGACTGA